In Promicromonospora sp. Populi, one genomic interval encodes:
- a CDS encoding sensor histidine kinase produces MATVRRSLWHEPRPADVPTIGRLDWLLVGVFAAAALVEGIVRPDLAWRPLVTVLALAVVPALLWRRGRPLIAALAGWGVAGLLSVLQLTAHTGDLGLYSMMADLILLYSLVRWGSGREMVLGTAFVTVVVALGMYATSAGWTDVFGGSVLLLLLVALAAVFRYRADLWHRQQREIRNQERVALARELHDTVAHHVSAIAVQAQAGGVVAGSQPEKAAQVLAAIESEASRTLAEMRSMVRVLREDEAVAYSPQPGVADLPALARADATPTVEVSLAGSLTQLSGPVDAALYRLAQEALTNALRHARNATRVGIDVCREGKAVRLRVSDDGQTEPGPAPEPGFGLLGMSERAQLLGGSLSAGPGPEGGWVVEAVLPVEASA; encoded by the coding sequence GTGGCCACTGTCCGGCGTTCCCTCTGGCATGAGCCGCGGCCTGCCGACGTCCCAACCATCGGTCGTCTCGACTGGCTGCTGGTGGGTGTGTTTGCCGCCGCCGCCTTGGTCGAGGGCATCGTTCGGCCGGACTTGGCCTGGCGACCCCTTGTGACGGTGCTCGCCCTTGCGGTGGTGCCTGCCCTGCTCTGGCGGCGGGGCCGCCCGCTGATCGCCGCCCTGGCCGGGTGGGGCGTCGCCGGGCTGCTCTCGGTTCTCCAGCTGACTGCCCACACCGGGGACCTCGGCCTCTACTCCATGATGGCCGACCTGATCCTGCTCTACTCCCTGGTGCGGTGGGGCTCGGGCCGGGAGATGGTCCTGGGGACAGCGTTCGTGACGGTCGTCGTCGCTCTGGGCATGTACGCCACCTCAGCGGGCTGGACCGACGTCTTCGGCGGGAGCGTCCTCCTGCTGCTGCTCGTCGCCCTCGCGGCGGTGTTCCGCTACCGCGCGGACCTCTGGCATCGCCAACAGCGCGAGATCCGCAACCAGGAGCGGGTGGCGCTGGCGCGCGAGCTGCACGACACCGTGGCCCACCACGTCTCCGCCATCGCGGTGCAGGCGCAGGCCGGTGGTGTGGTCGCCGGCAGCCAGCCGGAGAAGGCTGCCCAGGTCCTGGCCGCGATCGAGTCCGAAGCGTCGCGGACCCTCGCGGAGATGAGATCCATGGTGCGGGTGCTGCGTGAGGACGAAGCCGTCGCCTACTCACCGCAGCCGGGTGTCGCGGACCTGCCTGCTCTGGCGCGCGCTGACGCGACGCCCACCGTCGAGGTCTCGCTGGCAGGTTCGTTGACCCAGCTGTCAGGACCCGTGGACGCCGCGCTCTACCGGCTTGCGCAGGAGGCTCTGACCAACGCCCTACGGCACGCCCGGAACGCGACCCGCGTGGGGATCGACGTATGCCGGGAGGGCAAGGCCGTCAGACTGCGGGTCAGCGACGACGGACAGACCGAGCCGGGGCCGGCCCCAGAGCCTGGGTTTGGCCTGTTGGGCATGTCCGAACGCGCCCAGCTCCTCGGAGGATCGCTCTCCGCGGGCCCGGGGCCCGAGGGTGGCTGGGTGGTCGAGGCCGTGCTGCCGGTGGAAGCGTCGGCATGA
- a CDS encoding DUF6326 family protein: MFLYAYVDILGFFTPGIVEDILDGKVFEFALSQTFSTSALTLMAIPIFMVVLSTMLPARANRVTNIVVAAVYVPVTVFNVAGGFWLYFYGLGVVLELVVLALIVRWAWTWPRTAASATVATGTDRGAVRARQEA; encoded by the coding sequence ATGTTCCTGTACGCCTACGTGGACATTCTCGGCTTCTTCACGCCCGGCATCGTCGAAGACATCCTCGACGGCAAGGTCTTCGAGTTCGCCCTCTCCCAGACCTTTTCGACGTCGGCGCTGACCCTCATGGCCATCCCGATCTTCATGGTCGTGCTGTCAACGATGCTGCCCGCCCGGGCGAACCGCGTCACGAACATCGTCGTGGCCGCGGTGTACGTACCCGTCACGGTATTCAACGTGGCCGGCGGGTTCTGGCTGTATTTCTATGGCCTTGGGGTCGTGCTGGAACTGGTCGTTCTTGCGCTCATCGTGCGGTGGGCCTGGACTTGGCCCCGTACTGCGGCGTCGGCGACCGTGGCGACCGGGACGGACCGGGGAGCCGTTCGGGCCCGACAGGAAGCGTGA
- a CDS encoding helix-turn-helix domain-containing protein: protein MRDALASQNMGTVVSAYRRHPIHGRRPLAQSLVAGWLGITQGQLSRIESGRNKVRDLDRLRAYAATLQIPPSLLWFDAEQTRRPARRARRATLPGGIPRPSSTAATDSSMTKALLTTLRQYSTADNMYGPGSMLPLAGAQMSFIESLLPTAVGAERFRLLYVGARFAEFTGWLNQDGGDLRAAMAWSDRALDMAREARNAAMVSYILMRKSHIALDAGLPDLVLTLAQAAAEVPGELTPRMRALAARQEAHAYAMFGDHDACTRALDRAFEMAAEPADDRDIARYCTPNYIEMEAAHAWAELGKPDMALDVLQSSLVAWEPDFRRDLGMGLARFAIAHARTGAPDDALDIALESIRIVGDTGSARTARQLFKASSILDRTGARGIGADLRHALQTTLRQRR from the coding sequence ATGCGTGATGCCCTGGCGAGCCAGAACATGGGGACGGTCGTCTCCGCCTACCGGCGCCACCCGATACACGGCCGCCGGCCGCTCGCACAATCGCTGGTGGCGGGCTGGCTCGGCATCACCCAAGGTCAGCTGAGTCGGATCGAGTCGGGTCGCAACAAGGTGCGCGACCTGGACCGCCTGCGGGCCTATGCGGCCACCTTGCAGATCCCACCGAGCCTGTTGTGGTTCGACGCCGAGCAAACAAGGCGCCCTGCACGGCGTGCTCGACGGGCAACGCTCCCGGGCGGTATCCCCAGGCCGAGTTCCACCGCCGCGACTGACAGCAGCATGACAAAAGCGCTGCTGACGACGCTGCGGCAGTACTCGACAGCCGACAACATGTACGGGCCGGGGTCGATGCTTCCGCTGGCGGGCGCGCAGATGTCGTTCATCGAGTCGCTTCTGCCGACCGCGGTAGGAGCCGAACGCTTCCGGCTGCTGTATGTCGGGGCCAGATTCGCCGAGTTCACCGGCTGGCTCAACCAGGACGGTGGGGACCTGCGTGCCGCGATGGCCTGGTCGGACCGGGCGCTCGACATGGCACGTGAAGCGCGGAACGCTGCGATGGTCTCCTACATCCTGATGCGCAAGAGTCACATCGCGCTCGACGCCGGACTACCAGACCTTGTCCTAACACTTGCTCAAGCCGCCGCAGAAGTGCCTGGTGAACTCACCCCACGGATGCGCGCACTGGCCGCGCGGCAAGAGGCCCATGCCTATGCGATGTTCGGCGACCACGACGCATGCACGCGGGCACTGGATCGCGCATTCGAGATGGCCGCCGAACCTGCCGACGATAGGGACATCGCCCGGTATTGCACACCGAACTACATCGAGATGGAAGCAGCGCACGCCTGGGCAGAACTAGGAAAGCCGGACATGGCCCTCGACGTGCTCCAGTCGAGCCTGGTCGCGTGGGAACCTGACTTTCGCCGAGACCTCGGTATGGGACTGGCCAGGTTCGCCATAGCCCATGCACGCACCGGGGCACCGGACGATGCCCTCGACATTGCGCTGGAGTCGATCAGGATCGTCGGAGACACCGGATCGGCCAGGACAGCGAGGCAGCTGTTCAAGGCCTCGTCCATCCTCGACAGGACCGGAGCCCGCGGCATCGGAGCGGATCTGCGGCACGCGCTTCAGACCACGCTGCGCCAACGGCGCTGA
- a CDS encoding HAD family hydrolase: MTMAPHDTSRNRTTLAALDIDGTLAPSGTMQVALVVRLAVARLLDAGHHVVLASGRSLVGVLPIARELGLTAGWVVASNGAITARLDSRVPRGYELEDVQNFDPSQAVRLAWATLPGLQIGAERVGWGYDVTHLFPPGRLNGAQQVVSHHYLEERSTTRLVLRGPGADRLVGPVRAAGLTAVLIEPGWVDVTAPGLSKATALEKVRANLGVDPAWTVAIGDGENDLEMLRWAAHGVAMGHAPAVVREAADAVTGTLDEHGAAAALDALHAGVMP; the protein is encoded by the coding sequence ATGACTATGGCCCCTCACGACACCTCGCGGAACCGGACGACCTTGGCCGCGCTCGACATCGACGGCACGCTGGCGCCCTCGGGCACCATGCAGGTCGCGCTCGTAGTTCGTCTTGCCGTCGCCCGCCTACTCGACGCCGGGCACCATGTGGTGCTCGCCTCGGGACGGTCTCTGGTTGGGGTCTTGCCGATCGCACGAGAACTCGGCCTGACCGCCGGGTGGGTTGTTGCCTCCAACGGTGCGATTACAGCCCGCCTTGATTCGCGGGTGCCTCGCGGTTACGAGCTGGAGGACGTGCAGAACTTCGACCCAAGTCAGGCCGTGCGTCTCGCGTGGGCCACACTTCCTGGCCTACAGATCGGTGCTGAGAGAGTTGGGTGGGGGTATGACGTCACCCACCTGTTCCCGCCGGGTCGGCTGAACGGTGCGCAGCAGGTCGTCTCGCACCATTACCTGGAGGAACGATCCACGACACGGCTGGTCCTTCGCGGACCGGGCGCTGATCGTCTCGTAGGTCCCGTGCGCGCCGCCGGTCTGACAGCCGTCCTGATCGAACCGGGCTGGGTGGACGTCACAGCGCCTGGTCTGAGCAAGGCGACCGCCCTGGAGAAGGTGCGTGCCAACCTCGGCGTGGACCCTGCCTGGACAGTCGCGATCGGCGACGGGGAGAACGACCTGGAGATGCTGCGGTGGGCGGCTCATGGCGTCGCGATGGGACACGCTCCGGCCGTGGTGCGCGAGGCAGCGGACGCGGTCACAGGCACCCTCGACGAGCATGGAGCGGCTGCCGCACTGGACGCGCTCCACGCGGGGGTGATGCCCTGA
- a CDS encoding class IV adenylate cyclase has translation MPIEHEGKILDIDPAAVEQTILDKGGRKVGEKFMRRYVYDIVPGDMSKWIRLRDTGQEITLTVKEIRSDAIDGTHETEVVVNDFDETNALLGMLGFTAKSYQENKRVSFLLDGAEVEIDTRPQIPTYLEIEAASAEDVIRVAGLLGYSESDLTGENTIKVYARYGIDLTSIPELRF, from the coding sequence GTGCCGATCGAGCATGAAGGCAAGATCCTGGACATCGATCCTGCCGCCGTCGAGCAGACGATCCTCGACAAGGGCGGACGCAAGGTCGGCGAGAAGTTCATGCGCCGCTATGTCTACGACATCGTGCCTGGCGACATGTCGAAGTGGATCCGGCTGCGGGACACCGGGCAGGAGATCACGCTCACGGTCAAAGAGATCCGGAGCGATGCGATCGACGGCACCCACGAGACCGAGGTTGTAGTCAACGACTTCGACGAGACCAACGCGCTGCTTGGGATGCTGGGCTTTACCGCGAAGTCGTACCAGGAGAACAAGCGCGTCAGCTTCCTGCTCGATGGCGCCGAGGTCGAGATCGACACCCGGCCACAGATCCCCACTTACCTGGAAATCGAAGCCGCATCAGCCGAAGACGTCATCCGCGTCGCGGGCCTCTTGGGGTACAGCGAGAGCGATCTGACCGGTGAGAACACGATCAAGGTCTACGCCCGCTACGGCATCGACCTCACCTCGATCCCAGAGCTCCGCTTCTGA
- a CDS encoding HIT domain-containing protein — translation MTSTRVGDQYRGEEFYCDVAIPNAADLQIEHDDEWVLAFHHTKPFWNNHIVVVPKKHIGSLTTATAEDEEWLRRLFVVVQTLARKLEQRDGAASVTTNLGQYQDSKHLHVHIHNGGGRVDER, via the coding sequence GTGACCAGCACACGCGTGGGTGATCAGTACCGGGGCGAAGAATTCTACTGCGACGTGGCCATCCCTAACGCCGCAGACCTCCAGATCGAGCACGACGACGAGTGGGTCCTGGCTTTCCACCACACCAAACCGTTCTGGAACAACCACATCGTCGTCGTCCCAAAGAAGCACATCGGTTCGTTGACGACAGCCACGGCTGAGGACGAGGAATGGTTGCGGCGGCTCTTCGTCGTCGTCCAGACCCTTGCCCGGAAGCTTGAGCAGCGTGACGGCGCCGCGTCGGTGACCACGAACCTCGGGCAGTACCAGGACTCGAAGCATCTCCACGTCCACATCCATAACGGCGGGGGCAGAGTTGACGAGCGCTGA
- a CDS encoding protein kinase family protein, translated as MSRGARLAAHGAVSTSLSLCSDRKLQELVDAGTPIGSGIGGKTVLLEVEGTPVFVNQVRLTDLELEPENVRSTANLFGLPFFCHYGVGTIGGAGFGAWRELAVQIMTTNWVLAGEYEGFPLMHHWRVLPDSGQPLPEELADVERAVTYWGGGSEIRHRIEAVRQSSASIMLFLEYIPQNLHDWLGVQIDAGDKVAERACTMVENELEAGISFMNARGLLHFDAHFENILTDGKRLFFADFGLAISSRFELTPGEAEFFDEHRGYDQWYAVTHLVNWLAVELYGYEPEQRKEFVRACARGVTPGGIPAALAALLVRHAPVAAVMGEFYRQFQRESRTAPYPLEAIRRIGQQNSQGPPRDQSPGAGDRGAA; from the coding sequence ATGTCCCGCGGTGCTCGTCTAGCCGCCCACGGTGCGGTTTCCACATCGCTGTCGCTGTGCAGTGATCGCAAGCTCCAGGAACTCGTGGATGCCGGCACACCGATCGGCTCCGGTATTGGCGGTAAGACGGTTCTGCTGGAGGTCGAAGGAACCCCGGTCTTCGTCAATCAGGTGCGCCTCACTGATCTTGAGCTAGAGCCGGAGAATGTTCGCTCCACCGCGAACCTGTTCGGACTGCCGTTCTTCTGCCATTACGGCGTCGGCACCATCGGCGGCGCTGGGTTCGGAGCCTGGCGAGAACTTGCCGTGCAGATCATGACGACGAACTGGGTACTCGCGGGAGAATATGAAGGCTTCCCTTTGATGCACCACTGGCGGGTGCTCCCAGACTCTGGTCAGCCCCTTCCCGAGGAACTGGCCGATGTGGAACGAGCCGTCACCTACTGGGGAGGCGGCTCGGAGATACGCCACCGGATCGAGGCTGTGCGGCAGTCCTCGGCGAGCATCATGCTGTTCCTGGAGTACATCCCGCAGAACCTGCACGACTGGCTGGGCGTCCAGATCGATGCGGGGGACAAGGTTGCCGAGCGGGCCTGCACCATGGTGGAGAACGAACTGGAAGCCGGCATCTCGTTCATGAATGCCCGCGGGCTGCTGCACTTCGACGCCCACTTCGAGAACATCCTGACTGACGGCAAGCGGCTCTTCTTCGCCGACTTCGGCCTGGCGATCTCTTCCCGCTTCGAGCTCACACCGGGTGAGGCCGAGTTCTTCGACGAGCACCGTGGCTACGACCAGTGGTACGCCGTCACGCACCTGGTGAACTGGCTGGCCGTCGAGTTGTACGGGTACGAACCGGAACAACGCAAGGAGTTCGTGCGCGCCTGCGCCCGAGGGGTGACTCCTGGCGGAATTCCAGCGGCGCTCGCGGCACTACTGGTCCGTCACGCGCCGGTCGCCGCAGTGATGGGGGAGTTCTATCGCCAGTTCCAGCGAGAGAGCCGGACGGCGCCCTACCCGCTGGAAGCGATCCGCCGGATCGGACAGCAGAACTCCCAAGGTCCACCTCGCGATCAATCACCTGGCGCAGGAGACCGGGGCGCGGCATAA
- a CDS encoding GNAT family N-acetyltransferase, with translation MDIALALHGPVDDAELSALHARAFDSPTGTVTTWSERLARYSLTWVTATDSAGSLVGFVNVIGDGGPHAVLLDTIVEPARQGQGIGRALVVAAADVARDEGCEWLHVDFEPDRARFYLDACGFRTTAAGLLHLK, from the coding sequence GTGGACATCGCTTTGGCTTTACACGGTCCGGTCGACGACGCCGAGCTCTCGGCCCTGCACGCGCGGGCGTTCGACAGCCCGACCGGGACAGTGACGACCTGGTCCGAGCGCCTCGCGCGCTACAGCCTGACGTGGGTCACGGCGACCGACTCCGCAGGGAGCCTGGTCGGGTTCGTCAACGTGATCGGCGACGGCGGACCACACGCGGTGCTCCTCGACACGATCGTCGAACCTGCACGTCAAGGGCAGGGCATCGGGCGGGCTCTGGTGGTGGCGGCTGCCGACGTCGCTCGTGACGAAGGCTGCGAGTGGCTGCACGTTGACTTCGAACCCGACCGGGCGAGGTTTTACCTCGATGCCTGCGGCTTCCGCACGACCGCCGCCGGCTTGTTGCACCTCAAGTAA
- a CDS encoding carbon-nitrogen hydrolase family protein, producing MTDSAWLAPLQNTVDDAGVVVVLNSALDHGERRALTDLILAPRQQPYAAYDKQHLYASERAVFASGSHGASLALDGTEMALSVCYDANFPEHAAAAAADGAIAYVNSGAYFPGGGHRRDLHYAARALDNGIYVVFSGLIGAPSDFIGGTAIFDPLGQRIAHVPNGEGLAIADIDPAVVSAVRGEQRMWSDRRESLGQRTYQSITLKLR from the coding sequence CTGACCGACTCGGCCTGGCTGGCTCCCTTGCAGAACACGGTCGATGACGCGGGCGTCGTCGTTGTGCTGAACTCCGCGCTCGACCATGGCGAGCGCCGCGCTCTGACCGACCTGATCCTCGCGCCACGCCAACAGCCCTACGCGGCCTATGACAAGCAGCATCTCTACGCCAGTGAACGAGCGGTGTTCGCGAGCGGCTCCCACGGTGCAAGCCTCGCCCTCGACGGCACCGAGATGGCGCTGTCCGTCTGCTACGACGCGAACTTCCCCGAGCACGCCGCCGCAGCCGCCGCCGACGGCGCGATCGCCTACGTGAACAGCGGCGCCTACTTCCCCGGAGGCGGGCACCGGCGAGACCTGCACTACGCTGCACGAGCTCTCGACAACGGCATCTACGTCGTCTTCAGTGGCTTGATCGGCGCGCCCAGCGACTTCATCGGCGGCACGGCCATCTTCGACCCCCTCGGCCAGCGCATCGCCCACGTCCCCAACGGCGAAGGCCTCGCTATCGCCGACATCGACCCCGCAGTCGTCTCCGCCGTCCGCGGCGAGCAACGCATGTGGTCCGACCGCCGCGAATCACTCGGACAACGCACATACCAGTCCATCACCCTGAAACTGCGCTGA